The following proteins are co-located in the Meleagris gallopavo isolate NT-WF06-2002-E0010 breed Aviagen turkey brand Nicholas breeding stock chromosome 13, Turkey_5.1, whole genome shotgun sequence genome:
- the GPATCH1 gene encoding G patch domain-containing protein 1, protein MAADSSDGEEEDLVNYGTALQPLQEGERIKKPVPLQEQTVKDAKGRYQRFHGAFTGGFSAGYFNTVGTKEGWTPSAFISSRQKRADRTVLGPEDFMDEEDLSEFGIAPKDITTTDDFASKAKDRIKEKARQIAGVVAAIPGTSAFDDLIGPSKITIGVELLRKMGWKEGQGIGPRVKRKPRRQKPDPEVKIYGCALPPGLSGGSEDEEDEYQPENVTFAPKDVMPVDLTPKENVHGLGYKGLDPSQALFGTSGREHLNLFAVDSEDSSNLIGDVRNNRRRKLGITGQVRYCFRYISTVIKSKM, encoded by the exons ATGGCGGCGGACTCGAGCGACGGCGAGGAGGAGGATTTGGTGAACTACGGCACGGCGCTGCAGCCCCTGCAGGAGG GTGAACGAATTAAGAAGCCAGTTCCTCTGCAAGAGCAGACTGTTAAAGATGCAAAGGGGCGATATCAGCGTTTTCATGGAGCATTTACTGGTGGCTTCTCTGCTGGTTACTTTAACACTGTTGGCACTAAGGAAG GATGGACGCCCTCAGCTTTTATATCATCACGGCAGAAGAGAGCAGACAGAACTGTTCTTGGACCAGAAGACTTCATGGATGAAGAG GATCTTAGTGAATTTGGGATAGCCCCAAAAGATATTACAACCACAGATGATTTTGCATCTAAAGCTAAGgacagaataaaagagaaagctaGACAGATTGCAGGAGTAGTTGCTGCCATTCCTGGAACTAGTGCGTTTGATGACTTAATAGGACCATCAAA aATAACGATTGGGGTTGAACTGTTGAGAAAAATGGGCTGGAAAGAAGGACAAGGAATTGGACCGCGAGTCAAGAGAAAGCCACGTAGGCAGAAACCTG ACCCTGAAGTGAAAATATATGGCTGTGCATTACCACCTGGGCTGTCAGGAGGTTCTGAG GATGAAGAGGATGAATACCAGCCAGAAAATGTGACATTTGCACCAAAAGATGTAATGCCTGTAGATTTGACTCCAAAAGAGAATGTCCACGGACTTGGCTATAAGGGTTTGGACCCCTCACAAGCTTTGTTTGGTACATCTGGAAGAGAACACCTTAATCTGTTTGCAGTTGATTCTGAAGACTCAAGTAATTTAATTGGTGATGTGAGAAACAATAGACGAAGAAAACTAGGTATCACAGGCCAGGTAAGATATTGTTTCAGGTATATTAGTACTGTGATAAAATCTAAAATGTAG
- the LOC104912929 gene encoding rhophilin-2-like: protein MRTGAENLLRATTNNKVREQVLLELSFVNSDLQILKEELEGLNISVEVYQNTEGTFSIPLVPLGLKETKEVDFTLPLKDFILEHYSEDSSEYEDEIADLVDLRQACRTPSRDEAGIEMLMSYFLQLGFIENRFFPPTRHMGVLFTW, encoded by the exons ATGAGAACTGGTGCTGAAAATCTGTTACG ggCTACCACCAACAACAAAGTACGAGAACAGGTACTACTGGAACTGAGTTTTGTAAACTCAGACCTGCAGATCTTAAAGGAGGAGTTAGAAGGACTTAATATCTCAGTAGAAGTTTATCAAAATACGGA AGGGACTTTCAGCATTCCCCTGGTACCTCTTGGCctaaaggaaaccaaagaagtAGACTTTACGCTCCCCCTGAAG GACTTTATTCTGGAACATTACAGTGAAGACAGTTCAGAGTATGAAGACGAAATAGCAGATCTCGTGGATCTGAGACAA GCCTGCCGCACTCCTAGCCGAGATGAAGCTGGCATTGAGATGTTGATGAGCTATTTCCTTCAACTTGGTTTtatagaaaacagatttttcccaCCTACCAGGCACATGGGAGTGTTATTTACATGGTAA
- the LOC100542236 gene encoding rhophilin-2-like yields MSPAMLNVLVKMMLAQAQECAFEQISLPGIRNEFFTLVKMTQEVAKVGEVYMMVNTAVTQEPVKENIPYSWSKLVQIKADHYRALAHYFLATILCDHELQPNDDEDQQEKALSQLYDYVPEGVMILTILKDKVQRKQLGKAHLRKAIVYHEEALRVCGLCKKLRNIEVLLEVLTAAHKRSLLKYAQQETEDDFLSLIQAPDILPKTEHKVEMVAPQFSKVKVKDFFHRLGPLSVFSAKQRWTAPRTIHFHCETGELGFSLKGGSPVQIYCLDPVCSAASAGLKEGDYIVSIGGVDCKWLGVNEVLEKFKSVGEQPIEFEVISCQDTTASMVRNEANTFVDLICEAFFFFLFLDVILLRRLVEANYKIKELS; encoded by the exons ATGAGCCCAGCTATGCTGAACGTACTAGTGAAGATGATGCTTGCTCAAGCTCAAGAGTGTGCTTTTGAGCAGATCAGTCTCCCTGGAATACGCAATGAGTTTTTCACACTAGTGAAAATGACACAGGAAGTTGCCAAG GTGGGAGAGGTTTACATGATGGTTAACACTGCAGTGACTCAGGAACCAGTCAAAGAGAATATCCCGTATTCCTGGTCTAAACTGGTACAAATAAAAGCAGACCATTACAGAGCTTTGGCACATTACTTCCTTGCCACCATTCTGTGTGACCATGAAT TGCAGCCCAACGATGATGAAGATCAGCAGGAAAAAGCCTTATCTCAGCTGTATGACTACGTGCCAGAAGGTGTGATGATTCTCACCATTTTAAAGGACAAAGTTCAGAGAAAACAACTAG ggaaggCACATTTACGCAAAGCCATTGTCTACCATGAAGAAGCTCTAAGAGTCTGTGGTTTGTGCAAAAAACTTCGAAACATTGAAGTTCTTCTGGAGGTTCTGACAGCTGCACATAAGCGCTCACTTCTCAAATATGCTCAGCAGGAGACGGAAGATGACTTTCTCAGTCTAATCCAGGCTCCAGATATTCTTC ctAAAACAGAGCATAAAGTAGAAATGGTTGCTCCTCAGTTTTCCAAGGTGAAAGTTAAAGACTTTTTTCACAGACTG GGCCCGCTGTCGGTGTTCTCAGCCAAGCAGAGATGGACGGCTCCACGTACCATTCACTTCCACTGTGAAACAGGAGAGCTGGGATTCAGCCTTAAAGGAGGTTCACCAGTACAAATTTACTGTCTTGATCCAGTTTGTTCTGCAGCA TCAGCAGGCCTAAAAGAAGGTGATTACATTGTTTCAATTGGTGGAGTGGATTGCAAATGGCTTGGAGTGAATGAGGTACTGGAAAAATTCAAAAGCGTGGGAGAGCAGCCCATTGAGTTTGAGGTTATCAGCTGCCAGGATACAACAGCATCTATGGTACGTAATGAGGCAAATACATTTGTGGACTTGATAtgtgaggctttttttttctttcttttttt GGATGTAATCCTCTTGCGGAGACTGGTCGAAGCAAACTACAAAATCAAAGAGCTGTCCTAA
- the FAAP24 gene encoding Fanconi anemia core complex-associated protein 24 isoform X2, with protein MTAKGSLPAAAGSVVVPYGHVVGNEKWRGSEMARRLQGKTKLIFEDGLGLVDFHLSNRICVLYISEADLVAGDEFKRRLVRFRNASSLGGIVIVEKTPISEQYFSAVQKLVVLQLGMVLLPVANQEEASQLITQLGPVMVGRGRQLTRQLRDLRNGDTFIERSITETCRGMLTVNSKNL; from the exons ATGACGGCAAAAGGAAGCCTCCCTGCAGCGGCGGGATCCGTGGTTGTCCCTTACGGACATGTGGTTGGGAACGAGAAGTGGCGGGGATCAGAGATGGCCCGCAGGCTGCAAG GGAAAACTAAACTCATCTTTGAAGATGGCTTGGGACTCGTGGATTTCCATCTTTCCAACAGAATCTGTGTTTTATATATTTCTGAAGCAGATTTGGTTGCAGGGGATGAATTCAAGCGAAGATTGGTGCGGTTTAGGAAT GCCAGCAGCCTTGGTGGAATTGTGATTGTCGAGAAGACTCCAATAAGTGAGCAGTACTTCTCAGCAGTGCAAAAGCTCGTTGTGCTGCAACTTGGAATGGTGTTGCTTCCTGTGGCAAATCAAGAAGAAGCTTCTCAACTTATTACTCAACTT GGACCAGTGATGGTGGGAAGGGGAAGGCAGTTAACCAGGCAGCTGAGAGACCTAAGGAATGGAGATACTTTTATTGAAAGGAGCATTACAGAAACCTGCAGAGGTATGTTAACAGTAAATAGTAAAAACTTGTAA
- the FAAP24 gene encoding Fanconi anemia core complex-associated protein 24 isoform X1 translates to MTAKGSLPAAAGSVVVPYGHVVGNEKWRGSEMARRLQGKTKLIFEDGLGLVDFHLSNRICVLYISEADLVAGDEFKRRLVRFRNASSLGGIVIVEKTPISEQYFSAVQKLVVLQLGMVLLPVANQEEASQLITQLVREQSKDHTSNPFLRKQCSQLAEATVFRTVQQIPGVGKTKALLLLQQFGSIHQICNASVKELELIVGPTVAQQIHTFLGS, encoded by the exons ATGACGGCAAAAGGAAGCCTCCCTGCAGCGGCGGGATCCGTGGTTGTCCCTTACGGACATGTGGTTGGGAACGAGAAGTGGCGGGGATCAGAGATGGCCCGCAGGCTGCAAG GGAAAACTAAACTCATCTTTGAAGATGGCTTGGGACTCGTGGATTTCCATCTTTCCAACAGAATCTGTGTTTTATATATTTCTGAAGCAGATTTGGTTGCAGGGGATGAATTCAAGCGAAGATTGGTGCGGTTTAGGAAT GCCAGCAGCCTTGGTGGAATTGTGATTGTCGAGAAGACTCCAATAAGTGAGCAGTACTTCTCAGCAGTGCAAAAGCTCGTTGTGCTGCAACTTGGAATGGTGTTGCTTCCTGTGGCAAATCAAGAAGAAGCTTCTCAACTTATTACTCAACTT gTCCGTGAACAAAGTAAGGATCACACCAGTAATCCTTTTCTGCGTAAACAGTGCTCACAGCTGGCTGAGGCGACAGTGTTTCGGACAGTGCAACAAATCCCAGGAGTTGGGAAAACGAAAGCTCTGCTTCTACTGCAACAGTTTGGAAGCATCCACCAGATTTGTAATGCATCTGTCAAAGAACTCGAGCTAATAGTTGGACCAACAGTGGCACAACAAATTCACACGTTTTTGGGTTCCTGA
- the FAAP24 gene encoding Fanconi anemia core complex-associated protein 24 isoform X3, producing the protein MWLGTRSGGDQRWPAGCKASSLGGIVIVEKTPISEQYFSAVQKLVVLQLGMVLLPVANQEEASQLITQLVREQSKDHTSNPFLRKQCSQLAEATVFRTVQQIPGVGKTKALLLLQQFGSIHQICNASVKELELIVGPTVAQQIHTFLGS; encoded by the exons ATGTGGTTGGGAACGAGAAGTGGCGGGGATCAGAGATGGCCCGCAGGCTGCAAG GCCAGCAGCCTTGGTGGAATTGTGATTGTCGAGAAGACTCCAATAAGTGAGCAGTACTTCTCAGCAGTGCAAAAGCTCGTTGTGCTGCAACTTGGAATGGTGTTGCTTCCTGTGGCAAATCAAGAAGAAGCTTCTCAACTTATTACTCAACTT gTCCGTGAACAAAGTAAGGATCACACCAGTAATCCTTTTCTGCGTAAACAGTGCTCACAGCTGGCTGAGGCGACAGTGTTTCGGACAGTGCAACAAATCCCAGGAGTTGGGAAAACGAAAGCTCTGCTTCTACTGCAACAGTTTGGAAGCATCCACCAGATTTGTAATGCATCTGTCAAAGAACTCGAGCTAATAGTTGGACCAACAGTGGCACAACAAATTCACACGTTTTTGGGTTCCTGA